Proteins encoded by one window of Nitrincola iocasae:
- the metG gene encoding methionine--tRNA ligase has translation MNANSRNILVTSALPYANGPIHLGHMVEYIQTDIWVRFQKQRGNTCIYVCADDAHGTPIMLKASQMGLTPEELVSKVSIEHQRDFAGFMVNFDNYHSTHTEENRYYASLIYERLRDAGHIARRTITQAFDPEKNMFLPDRFIKGECPKCGAADQYGDSCEACGATYSPIELKNAYSAISGAKPIEKDSEHFFFKLADFEDFLRTWVDGHVQEQMSHKLNEWFESGLQQWDISRDAPYWGFEIPGENGKYFYVWLDAPIGYMASFRNWCEQNQVDFNSYWGPDSQAELYHFIGKDIAYFHTLFWPAMLKGAGFRTPTGVFCHGFLTVNGQKMSKSRGTFIMAETYLKHLRPEYLRYYFAAKLSSGIDDIDLSLDDFRMRVNADLVNKVVNIASRCAGFISKKFDGQLDSQLADPALYQQAVALGETIAKAYETREYSRAMREIMHLADKANQYIDTAEPWVLAKQEGKEADVLACCTQGINLFRVIISYLAPVLPSVAEEAAEFLNIDGFSWDAIEQPLLNHRINKFKPLMQRVDTDMIDKIIEDSKQDLLEAKAITDKPVMQTELEKEPLADTVEFPDFAKVDLRVVRIAKAEAVEGADKLLRLTLDLGGETRNVFAGIKSAYNPEELEGKLTVMVANLAPRKMKFGVSEGMVLAAGPGGKDIWILEPQAGAQPGMRIR, from the coding sequence ATGAACGCTAATTCACGCAACATACTCGTTACCAGTGCCCTGCCCTACGCAAATGGTCCCATCCACCTGGGCCATATGGTCGAATACATTCAGACCGATATCTGGGTAAGATTCCAGAAACAGCGTGGAAATACCTGTATTTATGTCTGTGCAGACGACGCACATGGTACACCCATCATGCTCAAGGCCAGTCAGATGGGTCTGACACCTGAAGAACTGGTCAGCAAAGTGAGTATAGAACATCAGCGTGATTTTGCTGGTTTTATGGTCAATTTTGATAATTATCATTCGACTCATACAGAAGAAAACCGCTACTACGCCTCGTTAATCTACGAACGTCTGCGCGATGCCGGCCATATAGCTCGGCGCACCATCACACAGGCCTTCGATCCGGAAAAAAACATGTTTCTACCGGATCGCTTCATTAAAGGCGAATGCCCGAAATGCGGTGCCGCTGATCAATATGGCGATTCCTGTGAAGCCTGCGGCGCTACCTACAGCCCAATAGAATTAAAAAATGCTTATTCAGCTATTTCCGGTGCCAAACCCATCGAAAAAGATTCAGAACACTTCTTCTTCAAGCTGGCCGATTTTGAAGACTTCCTGCGCACCTGGGTAGATGGTCACGTACAGGAACAGATGTCACATAAGCTCAATGAATGGTTTGAATCCGGCTTGCAGCAGTGGGATATTTCCCGCGATGCGCCCTACTGGGGCTTTGAAATACCGGGTGAAAATGGCAAATACTTTTACGTCTGGCTGGATGCCCCCATCGGCTACATGGCCAGCTTCCGTAACTGGTGTGAACAGAACCAGGTAGATTTTAACAGCTACTGGGGCCCGGACTCTCAGGCTGAGTTGTACCATTTCATCGGCAAGGACATTGCTTACTTCCACACCCTGTTTTGGCCTGCCATGCTCAAAGGGGCTGGTTTCAGAACCCCAACCGGTGTTTTCTGTCACGGCTTCCTGACGGTGAACGGACAGAAAATGTCCAAATCCCGCGGCACTTTCATTATGGCGGAAACCTATCTCAAGCACCTGCGCCCTGAATACCTGCGCTACTACTTTGCCGCCAAGCTAAGCTCCGGCATTGATGATATCGACCTGAGCCTGGATGACTTTCGCATGCGCGTGAATGCGGATCTGGTGAATAAAGTAGTCAACATAGCCAGCCGCTGCGCCGGTTTCATCAGCAAAAAATTTGACGGTCAACTGGACAGTCAGCTTGCCGACCCGGCGCTGTATCAACAGGCCGTCGCCCTGGGTGAAACTATCGCCAAGGCCTACGAAACGCGCGAATACAGCCGTGCTATGCGTGAAATCATGCACCTGGCTGACAAAGCCAATCAGTATATCGACACCGCCGAACCCTGGGTTCTGGCCAAGCAGGAAGGCAAAGAAGCCGACGTACTGGCGTGTTGTACACAGGGCATCAACCTGTTCCGCGTCATCATCAGTTATCTGGCGCCGGTATTACCCTCTGTGGCAGAAGAAGCGGCAGAGTTTCTCAATATTGATGGATTTAGCTGGGATGCCATTGAACAACCTCTGCTGAATCACCGTATCAATAAGTTCAAACCCCTGATGCAGCGTGTTGATACCGATATGATTGATAAAATAATCGAAGATTCCAAACAGGATCTGCTGGAAGCCAAGGCGATCACCGACAAACCCGTCATGCAGACCGAACTGGAAAAAGAGCCGCTGGCAGATACCGTCGAATTTCCGGACTTTGCCAAAGTAGATCTGCGTGTTGTGCGTATTGCCAAAGCGGAAGCCGTTGAAGGTGCCGACAAATTGCTGCGGCTGACACTGGACCTGGGTGGAGAGACGCGCAATGTCTTTGCCGGGATCAAGTCAGCGTACAATCCGGAAGAGCTGGAAGGCAAACTCACGGTGATGGTGGCCAACCTGGCACCCAGAAAAATGAAATTTGGGGTTTCTGAAGGCATGGTACTGGCCGCGGGTCCTGGTGGAAAAGACATCTGGATACTGGAGCCGCAAGCTGGTGCACAGCCCGGCATGCGTATCCGCTGA
- a CDS encoding HDOD domain-containing protein produces MPSSNIDTQVLFCDLRDEKGDASLPLQADQSIVFSIEEAFQALATADRDYHVIVIKTHSHVKESIELLRKVRKMRPGIGRILITHPMKPFEAGHAAEVAHRCLSLDYTERALHEAVDRAIKAEQLLTQPELRDYISSLGHLPSFPAILVDLDEALRSETAGIKEVSDIVQRDPGIVTKILQLVNSAYFGLSSHNFFTVKEAINLLGLRTIRDLVLTAHLFESMPQTAQWRGFSFEQLQERSVVVSQLAADICRDSGYDRNMQAQARLAGLLLDVGMILLAMGDGEEYHQVMIRARELNQPIYVVEKMKLGATHAQAGAFLLDRWNLAPEMVHAVLFHHVPGASGDSAFSALTAVHLADSLLPPLFNAMGCNLGGRLSREYLTSIGVIDQLPKWEMAAHEVASAMRS; encoded by the coding sequence ATGCCATCATCTAATATTGATACACAGGTGCTGTTTTGCGATTTGCGTGATGAAAAGGGCGATGCATCGCTTCCTTTACAGGCCGATCAGAGCATAGTGTTCAGTATTGAAGAAGCCTTTCAGGCTTTAGCTACCGCTGATCGCGACTATCATGTGATTGTGATTAAAACACATTCACATGTAAAAGAATCCATCGAGCTGTTGCGAAAAGTACGTAAAATGCGTCCTGGTATTGGCCGCATTCTTATTACTCACCCAATGAAACCCTTCGAAGCGGGACATGCCGCTGAAGTGGCCCATCGCTGTTTATCTCTGGATTATACCGAGCGTGCATTGCATGAAGCTGTGGATCGTGCGATCAAGGCAGAGCAACTGCTGACACAGCCGGAACTGCGTGATTACATCTCTTCGTTGGGGCATTTGCCATCTTTTCCTGCCATTCTGGTTGATCTGGACGAAGCGCTGCGCTCTGAAACCGCTGGTATTAAAGAAGTATCGGATATCGTTCAACGTGATCCGGGCATTGTTACCAAAATACTTCAACTGGTGAATTCTGCATATTTTGGCCTGTCATCCCATAACTTTTTTACCGTCAAGGAAGCCATCAACTTATTAGGGTTGAGAACCATACGTGATCTGGTTCTGACGGCGCATCTGTTTGAGTCCATGCCTCAAACCGCCCAGTGGCGTGGCTTCTCTTTCGAACAGTTGCAAGAGCGTTCAGTCGTGGTGAGTCAACTGGCGGCTGATATTTGTCGGGACTCGGGTTATGACCGTAATATGCAGGCGCAGGCACGTCTTGCCGGGTTGTTGCTGGATGTGGGGATGATTTTGTTGGCGATGGGTGATGGCGAAGAATATCACCAAGTGATGATTCGGGCGCGAGAGTTGAATCAACCGATTTATGTAGTAGAAAAAATGAAACTGGGTGCAACCCATGCTCAGGCGGGTGCCTTCTTGCTTGATCGCTGGAATTTGGCACCGGAAATGGTGCATGCCGTGTTGTTTCACCATGTGCCTGGTGCATCGGGGGATAGTGCGTTTTCGGCGCTTACCGCAGTTCATCTGGCTGATTCACTGCTGCCACCCTTGTTTAATGCGATGGGCTGCAATCTGGGTGGGCGGCTATCACGTGAATATTTGACCTCTATTGGTGTAATCGATCAATTGCCAAAATGGGAAATGGCGGCGCATGAAGTAGCCAGTGCCATGCGTAGCTGA
- the trmA gene encoding tRNA (uridine(54)-C5)-methyltransferase TrmA produces MSLPQVDPERYSQLLAAKQQRLLQQFAEFELPAVEVFESPREHYRMRAEFRTWHEGDDLYYVMFEPGNKRAPVKVTHCPMVSERIHEVMFALLDAIRPVKELRYRLFQVDFLSTLSGELLVSLLYHRQIGDDWVAAVTPLREAFNIDIVGRARKSKIMLDRDYVVETLPINGRDYRYIQTENSFTQPNAEVCRHMIHWALDVTRDSAGETDLVEFYCGNGNFTLPLAQNFRRVVATEISKTSVKAARDNIIDNGIDNIDVLRMPSEDLVKVLRGEKETRKVAGLALDTCNFSTVLVDPPRSGLDDETVQQVVAYERILYISCNPDTLQQNLREICKTHTIERFAMFDQFPYTDHLECGVWLVKR; encoded by the coding sequence ATGTCACTTCCTCAGGTCGATCCTGAACGCTATTCGCAGTTGCTGGCCGCCAAGCAGCAGCGATTATTGCAGCAATTCGCTGAATTTGAACTGCCTGCGGTTGAAGTTTTTGAATCACCACGTGAACACTACCGCATGCGTGCCGAGTTTCGTACCTGGCATGAAGGTGATGATCTGTATTATGTGATGTTTGAGCCGGGCAACAAACGTGCGCCAGTCAAGGTAACCCACTGCCCGATGGTGTCTGAGCGTATACATGAGGTGATGTTTGCACTTCTGGATGCAATACGCCCGGTTAAGGAGCTGCGCTACCGTTTGTTTCAGGTGGACTTCTTAAGTACTTTATCGGGTGAGTTGTTGGTGTCCTTGCTCTATCATCGTCAAATTGGGGATGATTGGGTGGCGGCGGTAACGCCTCTGCGGGAAGCCTTCAATATCGACATAGTGGGGCGTGCACGCAAATCCAAGATTATGCTGGACCGGGATTATGTGGTGGAAACGCTGCCTATCAACGGTCGAGATTACCGCTATATTCAGACAGAAAACAGCTTTACTCAGCCCAACGCCGAAGTGTGTCGGCATATGATCCACTGGGCGCTGGATGTCACCCGTGACAGTGCCGGTGAGACTGATCTGGTTGAGTTTTACTGTGGAAATGGCAATTTCACCCTGCCACTGGCGCAGAATTTTCGTCGGGTTGTGGCAACTGAGATTTCCAAAACATCCGTGAAAGCGGCGCGAGATAATATCATTGATAACGGTATTGATAATATCGATGTATTGCGCATGCCCTCGGAAGATCTGGTTAAGGTATTGCGCGGTGAGAAGGAAACCCGCAAGGTAGCAGGTCTGGCGTTGGATACCTGCAACTTCAGTACTGTCTTGGTCGATCCGCCACGCTCCGGCCTGGATGATGAGACAGTACAGCAGGTGGTCGCCTATGAGCGGATTTTATACATTTCCTGCAACCCTGATACCTTACAACAGAATTTGCGCGAAATTTGCAAAACCCACACAATCGAGCGCTTCGCCATGTTTGATCAGTTCCCCTATACCGATCATCTAGAATGTGGAGTATGGTTGGTAAAACGGTAG
- the apbC gene encoding iron-sulfur cluster carrier protein ApbC yields MSAVQQMGGRPGLDGVKQIIAVASGKGGVGKSTTAVNLALALAAEGYRTGILDADIYGPSQGMMLGIPSGTRPQADEDKHFLPLKAHGIQVMSMSFLVTDSTPMVWRGPMAAGALQQLLMQTRWDNLDYLIVDMPPGTGDIQLTLSQKVPVTGAVIVTTPQDIALLDCKKGIEMFRKVDIPVLGVIENMSLHICSNCGHEEAIFGAGGGERIARDYETELLGQLPLVIEIREQTDSGIPSVVADPEGRVAQIYRGIARKAVELTKKIAEAGNQGPSIAVLND; encoded by the coding sequence ATGTCAGCAGTACAACAGATGGGTGGTCGCCCAGGTCTAGATGGTGTTAAGCAGATTATTGCAGTCGCTTCGGGCAAAGGCGGGGTTGGTAAATCGACTACTGCCGTGAATTTGGCGCTGGCGCTGGCTGCTGAAGGGTATCGTACCGGTATTCTGGATGCTGACATTTATGGTCCTAGTCAGGGCATGATGTTGGGAATACCTTCAGGCACACGTCCTCAGGCCGATGAAGATAAGCATTTCCTGCCGTTAAAAGCTCACGGCATTCAGGTTATGTCGATGAGTTTTCTGGTAACTGACTCTACGCCGATGGTTTGGCGTGGTCCCATGGCGGCGGGTGCTTTACAGCAGCTGCTAATGCAAACGCGTTGGGATAATCTGGATTATCTGATTGTTGATATGCCCCCAGGTACAGGTGATATTCAGTTGACCTTGTCACAAAAAGTGCCGGTAACGGGTGCGGTGATAGTGACAACGCCGCAGGATATTGCCTTGCTAGATTGTAAAAAAGGCATTGAAATGTTCCGTAAAGTGGATATTCCAGTGTTGGGTGTGATTGAAAATATGAGCCTGCATATCTGCAGTAACTGCGGCCATGAAGAAGCTATTTTTGGTGCGGGTGGTGGCGAACGTATTGCCCGGGATTATGAAACCGAACTGTTAGGACAGTTGCCGTTGGTTATTGAGATTCGTGAGCAGACCGATAGTGGTATACCCAGCGTGGTAGCTGATCCTGAGGGTCGAGTTGCGCAGATATATCGCGGTATTGCACGAAAAGCTGTCGAATTAACCAAAAAAATTGCGGAAGCCGGGAACCAAGGTCCATCGATTGCTGTCTTAAATGACTGA
- the dcd gene encoding dCTP deaminase — MGIKSDRWIRKMAQERHMIEPFEPNQVRRANNQPIVSYGTSSYGYDVRCADEFKIFTNINSSIVDPKHFDDRSFVDVKSDVCIIPPNSFALARTVEYFRIPREVLTICLGKSTYARCGIIVNVTPLEPEWEGHVTLEFSNTTPLPARIYAHEGVAQMLFLGADEVCETSYKDRAGKYQGQTGVVVPRT, encoded by the coding sequence ATGGGTATTAAATCAGACCGGTGGATCCGGAAGATGGCGCAGGAGCGGCACATGATTGAGCCGTTTGAGCCAAATCAGGTGCGACGTGCCAATAACCAGCCGATCGTGTCTTATGGCACATCCAGTTATGGCTATGATGTTCGTTGTGCCGATGAATTCAAAATATTCACTAACATCAATTCCAGTATTGTCGACCCAAAGCATTTTGATGACCGCAGCTTTGTCGATGTGAAGTCGGATGTTTGTATTATTCCACCCAATTCGTTTGCACTGGCGCGCACGGTTGAGTACTTTCGTATTCCCCGCGAAGTGTTGACAATTTGTCTGGGTAAAAGCACTTATGCCCGTTGCGGAATCATCGTAAACGTCACGCCGCTGGAACCTGAATGGGAAGGTCACGTGACGCTGGAGTTTTCCAATACTACACCTCTGCCAGCGCGTATTTATGCACATGAAGGGGTTGCACAGATGTTGTTCCTGGGTGCTGATGAAGTCTGCGAAACCTCATACAAGGATCGTGCGGGCAAGTATCAGGGCCAGACTGGCGTTGTTGTTCCGAGAACCTGA
- a CDS encoding TolC family outer membrane protein: MKTLKRLLLPTLISSALTVSGFASAGPLADLYRMALDNDPQLKQAEAELMAGLEAPIQGRAGLLPSASLTANTSDTSGGDHTTGYTVSLEQPVFDAASYYNFKRTEVLAERSNIEFDQAQQTLILRSIEAYLEVLRALSTLENSQAQERALQRRLDQVNAQFEVGLIAVTDVQEAQAAYDLAVVVRIDAEGELQNSYEALERLAGQPYSQVAKLDAEFPIVSVEPADPQVWLEKARQDNLNLKVAEAQLEITRRNAQAKRSDHLPTVTLGLTHNNNRIHGNSARDGWNDTNTVALRMNMPLYAGGSLNSAQRQAEHEQIASTHFREDTLRSVTEGTRSLLRTLQTSVQGVQARQQSILSRETALRATEEGFNVGTRNVVDVLQAEQNLFEARLAYENARIDHINALFQFKQTIGTLNPDDLYALDGWLIP, translated from the coding sequence GTGAAAACGCTGAAAAGACTTTTACTCCCGACTCTGATCAGTTCAGCTCTGACAGTTTCTGGCTTCGCCTCTGCAGGCCCCCTGGCTGACCTTTACCGTATGGCATTGGACAACGACCCACAATTGAAGCAGGCTGAAGCCGAACTCATGGCAGGTCTGGAAGCGCCCATTCAAGGGCGCGCGGGTCTTTTGCCAAGCGCCAGCCTAACGGCAAATACCAGCGACACGTCTGGGGGTGATCACACTACCGGCTACACCGTGAGTCTGGAGCAGCCGGTTTTTGATGCCGCCAGCTACTATAATTTCAAACGTACCGAAGTGCTGGCCGAACGTTCCAATATTGAGTTTGATCAGGCACAACAAACCCTGATTTTACGTAGTATTGAAGCCTACCTGGAAGTACTCAGAGCGCTCAGCACACTGGAAAACTCCCAGGCACAAGAACGCGCACTGCAGCGCCGTCTGGACCAGGTCAATGCCCAGTTTGAAGTGGGCCTGATCGCCGTTACTGATGTGCAGGAAGCCCAAGCCGCCTACGACCTGGCGGTAGTTGTACGCATTGATGCTGAAGGTGAGCTGCAAAACAGCTATGAAGCACTGGAACGTCTGGCAGGCCAGCCGTATAGCCAAGTGGCTAAACTCGATGCCGAATTTCCAATAGTCTCAGTTGAACCCGCTGACCCGCAGGTTTGGCTGGAAAAAGCACGCCAGGACAATCTCAATCTGAAAGTTGCAGAAGCCCAGCTTGAAATCACTCGACGCAATGCACAAGCCAAACGCAGCGATCATCTGCCTACGGTCACTCTCGGTCTGACGCATAATAACAACCGCATTCATGGCAACAGCGCGCGTGATGGCTGGAACGACACCAATACAGTTGCCCTGCGTATGAACATGCCACTCTATGCCGGTGGCAGCCTGAACTCAGCACAGCGTCAAGCTGAGCATGAGCAGATTGCCAGCACGCATTTTCGAGAAGACACACTTCGTTCAGTAACCGAAGGCACACGCTCATTACTTCGTACATTGCAAACCAGTGTCCAAGGCGTACAAGCACGTCAGCAAAGCATTTTGTCTCGCGAAACGGCTTTACGGGCAACGGAAGAAGGGTTCAATGTCGGGACACGTAACGTGGTGGACGTACTTCAGGCAGAGCAAAACCTGTTTGAAGCCCGTCTGGCATACGAAAACGCCCGAATAGACCACATAAACGCGCTATTTCAATTCAAACAAACCATCGGTACCCTAAACCCCGATGATCTGTATGCATTAGATGGGTGGTTGATCCCGTAA
- a CDS encoding efflux RND transporter permease subunit: MILSEISIKRPVLAIVISLLVLLVGFISYDRLTLREYPHIDVPVVTVDTSYTGASATIIESQVTKIIEDSLSGIEGIDFMSSISRSERSQITINFRIDRDPDAAANDVRDRVSRVRGQLPDDIDEPIVAKSEADAQPIIWIALSSDVHDPMEVTDFAQRRVRDPLQTVSGVASVRMGGERRYAMRLWLDPDKMAAYEVIPQDIEAALSAQNIELPAGRIESKDREFTILAQTDLNDTEEFEQIIIRQDGDYLVRVADVARVDIAPEASRNHARFNGVRAQGLGIVRQSTANPLDVSAGVREMLSTIEPTLPEGMKIQVAYDSSVFIERSIESVYETLIMAGLLVVVVIFFFLRNLRATLIPVVTIPLSLIGAFAMMYLLNFSINTLTLLALVLAIGLVVDDAIVMLENIFRHVEEGLHPIQAAFKGSKEIGFAIVATTATLVAVFVPVSFSSGQTGRLFTEFALTLAGAVVVSTFIALTLAPMLCSRLLHHEKKHSAIFNLIEGWLVGLSNGYHWLLEKTLNGRIFALALMLVSLAGAGYFYTLLPQELAPVEDRGTIMTFSVNPDGSSVEYVNRYAKQVEAIISGIPERTHHFAITGFPSETNSLTFVRLEDWENRTRSQQEVAAELTGKLYSGVPGNMSFAINLPSLGQSFISRPVEFVIKTTGDYDDLKVITDKMLAKIAENENFQQVDTDLKLNKPELRLTLNREKVAEAGLSVAEVGRSLETYMSGRTLTRFKRGGEQYDVILQIEDSFRETHDDLSKVYVRSAAGEMIQLGNLITVEETVAPRELNHFDKLKAVKIESMLAPDYSLGDALDYLEASLAEIAPDALFDYAGQSREFRESANTMQVTFILSLIFIFLVLAAQFESFKNPLIIMLAVPPALAGGLIALFYSGGSLNIYSQIGLITLVGLVTKHGILIVEFANQLQDKGMELKEAIIEAASLRLRPILMTTGATVLGTLPLALAVGAGAESRHQIGWVIVGGMMLGTVLTLFVIPTIYSIFGKRNFKVIEPDYEI, encoded by the coding sequence ATGATTCTTTCCGAAATCAGTATAAAACGACCTGTACTCGCAATTGTTATCAGTTTGTTGGTGCTACTTGTAGGTTTTATCTCCTATGACCGCCTGACACTGCGTGAGTACCCGCATATCGATGTACCCGTAGTCACGGTGGATACCAGCTATACCGGGGCCAGTGCGACTATTATCGAATCCCAGGTCACAAAAATTATTGAGGACTCACTATCGGGAATTGAAGGCATCGACTTTATGAGTTCGATCAGCCGTTCCGAGCGCAGTCAGATTACCATCAACTTCCGTATTGACCGCGACCCGGATGCTGCCGCCAATGATGTGCGTGACCGCGTCAGTCGTGTCAGAGGACAGCTTCCTGACGACATCGACGAGCCGATTGTGGCCAAATCAGAAGCCGATGCTCAACCGATTATCTGGATAGCCTTATCCTCCGATGTACATGACCCGATGGAAGTAACTGACTTCGCTCAACGTCGTGTGCGTGATCCGTTGCAAACCGTTTCCGGTGTAGCCAGTGTGCGTATGGGCGGGGAACGCCGGTATGCCATGCGTCTGTGGCTGGATCCGGACAAAATGGCTGCTTATGAAGTTATCCCCCAGGATATTGAAGCCGCTCTGAGTGCTCAGAATATTGAATTGCCAGCCGGGCGTATCGAAAGCAAAGACCGTGAATTCACCATTCTGGCACAAACTGACCTGAACGACACTGAAGAGTTCGAGCAGATCATTATTCGTCAGGATGGTGATTATCTGGTAAGGGTTGCTGACGTTGCACGCGTAGACATCGCCCCTGAAGCCTCACGTAATCACGCCCGTTTCAATGGGGTCAGAGCACAGGGCCTGGGGATAGTACGCCAATCAACCGCTAATCCACTGGATGTGTCCGCTGGCGTGCGTGAAATGCTGTCGACCATTGAGCCTACCCTGCCAGAGGGCATGAAGATTCAGGTCGCCTATGACTCCTCAGTATTTATTGAACGCTCTATTGAGTCAGTGTACGAAACGCTGATCATGGCCGGATTACTCGTAGTCGTGGTCATCTTTTTCTTCCTGCGTAATTTGCGCGCCACGCTGATTCCAGTAGTCACCATCCCGCTGTCCCTGATCGGGGCATTTGCAATGATGTACCTGCTGAACTTTTCTATCAACACCCTGACACTGCTGGCACTGGTACTTGCCATAGGTCTGGTGGTGGATGATGCCATCGTCATGCTGGAGAACATTTTCAGGCATGTCGAAGAAGGGCTGCACCCGATTCAAGCGGCATTCAAAGGCAGCAAAGAAATAGGGTTTGCCATCGTGGCCACCACAGCCACACTGGTGGCCGTATTCGTGCCTGTCAGCTTCTCCAGCGGCCAAACTGGACGCTTGTTTACCGAGTTCGCCCTGACTCTGGCCGGTGCAGTCGTTGTATCTACCTTTATTGCACTAACCCTGGCACCCATGCTCTGCTCACGGTTACTGCACCATGAGAAAAAACACAGCGCCATCTTCAACCTGATTGAAGGCTGGCTGGTAGGGCTGAGTAACGGCTACCACTGGTTGCTGGAAAAAACCCTGAATGGACGTATTTTCGCCCTGGCATTAATGCTTGTCAGCCTGGCTGGCGCGGGCTACTTCTACACCCTGCTACCGCAGGAACTGGCACCAGTTGAAGACCGTGGCACCATCATGACCTTCTCCGTTAACCCTGATGGTTCGTCTGTAGAATATGTAAACCGCTACGCCAAGCAGGTTGAAGCCATCATTTCAGGCATTCCTGAGCGTACACACCACTTCGCTATCACCGGTTTTCCCAGCGAAACCAACTCACTGACTTTCGTGCGCCTGGAAGACTGGGAAAATCGTACCCGCTCACAGCAGGAAGTTGCCGCCGAACTCACCGGCAAACTCTATAGTGGCGTACCGGGCAATATGTCCTTCGCCATCAACCTGCCCTCACTGGGACAGAGTTTCATCTCCAGACCCGTCGAGTTTGTCATCAAAACCACGGGTGACTATGATGACCTGAAAGTGATCACCGATAAGATGCTGGCAAAAATTGCAGAAAATGAGAACTTTCAGCAGGTTGACACAGATCTTAAGCTCAACAAACCGGAACTGAGACTGACACTCAACCGCGAAAAAGTGGCTGAAGCCGGTTTAAGTGTTGCAGAAGTGGGTCGCAGCCTGGAAACCTATATGTCAGGCCGTACCCTCACCCGTTTCAAGCGTGGTGGTGAGCAATATGACGTCATTCTGCAGATCGAAGACAGTTTCCGCGAAACACATGATGACCTTTCCAAAGTCTATGTGCGTTCTGCGGCGGGTGAAATGATTCAATTAGGCAACCTGATCACGGTTGAAGAAACCGTTGCACCACGTGAGCTGAACCACTTTGATAAACTCAAAGCGGTCAAAATTGAATCCATGCTGGCCCCTGATTACAGTCTCGGTGATGCATTAGACTATCTTGAAGCATCACTGGCTGAAATAGCACCGGATGCCCTGTTTGACTATGCCGGTCAATCGCGTGAATTCCGTGAATCAGCCAATACCATGCAGGTCACATTTATCCTGTCGCTGATCTTTATCTTCCTGGTACTGGCCGCACAGTTTGAAAGCTTCAAAAATCCGCTGATCATCATGCTGGCTGTTCCGCCCGCACTGGCAGGTGGCTTGATCGCCCTGTTCTACTCGGGAGGCAGCCTGAATATCTACAGCCAGATTGGCCTGATAACCCTTGTCGGCCTGGTGACCAAACATGGTATTCTAATTGTCGAATTCGCCAATCAGTTGCAAGATAAGGGCATGGAGCTTAAAGAGGCCATCATCGAAGCCGCCTCATTACGCCTGCGCCCAATTCTGATGACCACCGGTGCAACCGTACTCGGTACCCTGCCGCTGGCTCTGGCCGTTGGTGCCGGTGCCGAATCACGCCACCAAATAGGCTGGGTTATTGTTGGCGGTATGATGTTAGGTACGGTGTTGACATTGTTTGTAATACCTACCATCTATAGTATTTTTGGTAAACGTAACTTTAAAGTGATTGAGCCCGATTATGAAATCTAA